The following DNA comes from Spirulina major PCC 6313.
TGGCAGATTCGAGCGGGTTAATCTTGACAGCACGAGTGGGGAAACACACCGATGAACTGATTGAAGAACTGGTGGTGAGCACGGAGGGAAAGACCCATTGCCAGCAATGGAATAGTGACAACTGGGGAGGATATGAGCGGGTACTGCCGCTGGAAATTGAGCACTACATTGGCAAAGACCAAACGCAACGGTTGGAGCGTACCAATGGAATTATCAGGCAGCAGACGGGTAGGTGGCATCGACGACAGAACAAGTTTGGCAAACTGTGGCAGCAGACAAAGGTGACGGTGCGTTTAGTGGTGAGTTATTTCAACTGGATCTGGCAGCACAGTCGCTACAAGAGCACGGCGGCACAACGAGCAGGATTGACTGACCATCGCTGGAGTTGGCAGGATATCCTCTCCTTCCCCACAATAATCTAATGCACTACCCTATCATGGCATTCCCCAGGATATGGAATGGACCTACGACGGTGAAACCCTCTGGATTTTACAAACGCGCCCGATTACCACCCTTGCCCCGATTTGGACGCGCAAAATTGCCGCTGAGGTGATTCCGGGGGCGATTCGGCCCCTGACTTGGTCGATTAACCAACCCCTCACCTGTGGCGTGTGGGGAAAATTATTTGAGATTGGCCTGGGCGATCGCGCCGCCGGGTTGGATTTTGATGCCACCGCCACCCTCCACTTCTCCCACGCCTATTTCAACGCCACCCTCCTCGGTGAAATCTTCCGGCGTATGGGTCTCCCCCCCGAAAGCCTCGAATTCCTGACGCGGGGCGCACCGATGACCAAACCCCCGATCCTCCGCACCCTCAAGAATTTACCGGGACTCTGGCGATTGGCGCAGCGGGAATGGCGACTGCCCCAAGACTTCGCCCGCGATCAGCAGAAATGGTTTATCCCCACCCTCCAGCAGGTGCAAACCCCCGCCACCCACCTATCCCCTGATGAACTGTTAGCGCGGGTGGATTTGATCCTGTCCACATTGCAGCGGGCCACCTACTACAATATTTTGGCTCCCTTGAGTGCGGCGATCCGTCAAGGGATCTTGCCGGTGAGTGAGGCGGAATTGGATACCCAAGCGATGCCGGAGGTGGCTTCGGTGCGGGCCTTGATGCAGTTAGCCGAAAAAAGTCGAAATTTACTGCCTATGGGCCAGTTGAATTTTGATAGTTGTCCGTCGTTGTTTGCCTATTTGGCGGATATGCCCGACGGTCAGCCGATTTTAGACCAGTTCAATCTGTGGCTCAAGCAGTATGGCTATCTGAGTGAGGTGGCGACGGATATTGCAGTGCCGCGTTGGTCGGAACAGCCGCGACCGATGCGCGAACTGTTTACCCGCTGTGTGTTTGATGATGTGCAGCGATCGCGCCTCTCCCAAACCCCAGACCCGCCTGAATCCCGTTCCGCCTTTGCCAAACTGGTGCAACACCGCCTCAACCTCAAAGGGAACGTGGCGGAACTCTATAACCGGCTGCTGGCACAGTTACGATGGACGTTGCTCGCCCTCGAAAAGCAGTGGCTCCAGGCGGGCCTGCTTCCGGAAGCTGGGGATCTGTTTTTTCTCACCCTGGCGGAAATTGCCGAGCAAGTGGAACGGGATGCCGGCCGCCTCGACCCGGTGCTGGGCGATCGCCTCGCCTTCCGAAAACAGGCCTATACCCACCATCAAGCCCTGTCCCATGTGCCCCCGGTGGTCTACGGCCAACCCAGCGCCGATCGCCCGCCGCCGCCCCCCTCTCGCCCGGTGGGGCAAACCCTGAAGGGCATCGGGGTTAGCCCTGGGGTGATTGAAGGTCGCGTCCAGGTGGTGCGATCGCTCCAAGACTCAGGCACCCTCGCGCCGGATACCGTTCTGATCGTGCCCTATACCGATGCGGGGTGGTCGCCCCTGCTGGCTAGCGCCGTGGGGATTGTGTCGGAAGTGGGGGGCCGTCTGTCCCACGGGGCAATCTTGGCGCGAGAATATCAGATTCCGGCCGTGTTTGATGTGGCGGGGGTCATGCAGCTTCACGATGGCCAATGGGTGCGGGTGGACGGGCAGCAGGGCACGATTGAACTGATTGACGAAGCGGAGTAGCTGCCGCCCCAGGTTGGGGGATTATCCCATGGGGGTCAGGATGGAGGCGAGAACGGCGGTGATCGCACCGCCCCCGATGATCACCGCCCCGATCAGGTGATAAAACCGTTCTGGGGATTGAACCCCCATCCCCGGCAATCGGGAACAGAGCCAACCCCCCAATAAACCCCCCAGATGGGCCCAGTTATCCACTTGCACCGAAAACAGACCAAACCCAA
Coding sequences within:
- a CDS encoding IS1 family transposase (programmed frameshift), producing MECRLCGHPKTHKHGKMPNGHQRYFCPHCQQTFAESFDTLYYYRHVTPEQIEQVLQAHSEGTSLRGVSRISGLAYNTVVSIIRAASAKALLVHNDQVQGVETEDVSADEMWSFVKKKKQCLPEEVEVGDCWIAMSLADSSGLILTARVGKHTDELIEELVVSTEGKTHCQQWNSDNWGGYERVLPLEIEHYIGKDQTQRLERTNGIIRQQTGRWHRRQNKFGKLWQQTKVTVRLVVSYFNWIWQHSRYKSTAAQRAGLTDHRWSWQDILSFPTII
- a CDS encoding PEP-utilizing enzyme — protein: MEWTYDGETLWILQTRPITTLAPIWTRKIAAEVIPGAIRPLTWSINQPLTCGVWGKLFEIGLGDRAAGLDFDATATLHFSHAYFNATLLGEIFRRMGLPPESLEFLTRGAPMTKPPILRTLKNLPGLWRLAQREWRLPQDFARDQQKWFIPTLQQVQTPATHLSPDELLARVDLILSTLQRATYYNILAPLSAAIRQGILPVSEAELDTQAMPEVASVRALMQLAEKSRNLLPMGQLNFDSCPSLFAYLADMPDGQPILDQFNLWLKQYGYLSEVATDIAVPRWSEQPRPMRELFTRCVFDDVQRSRLSQTPDPPESRSAFAKLVQHRLNLKGNVAELYNRLLAQLRWTLLALEKQWLQAGLLPEAGDLFFLTLAEIAEQVERDAGRLDPVLGDRLAFRKQAYTHHQALSHVPPVVYGQPSADRPPPPPSRPVGQTLKGIGVSPGVIEGRVQVVRSLQDSGTLAPDTVLIVPYTDAGWSPLLASAVGIVSEVGGRLSHGAILAREYQIPAVFDVAGVMQLHDGQWVRVDGQQGTIELIDEAE